One Algoriphagus sp. Y33 genomic window, GCGGGTTACACTAAATGATAAAATTATAAAAAACACTTCGCAGTTAACCTGTTTTTTTGATAAGCTCAATGGGCCACAAGCCTGTTTCATTAGTCTCTAAAGCAAAAAAGCTCCGTCTGGAGCTTTTTTGACAAGTAAATGAAAGTTTACAACAACTCATTCGCAAGGTTTGCCAGCTCCGAGCGCTCTCCTTTTTCAAGTTTGATATGCGCATAGAGTGGATGGTCTTTGACACGATCTATCAAGTAGGATAAGCCATTTGACTGGGAATCCAAGTAAGGTGTATCGATCTGGAACACATCTCCTGTGAAGATGATCTTGGTGTTTTCTCCCGCCCTTGAGATAATTGTCTTAATCTCATGTGGAGTTAAGTTCTGCGCTTCATCCACAATAAAGAAAATATTGGACAAGGAGCGTCCTCGAATATAGGCCAAGGGTTGGATCACCAGCTTTTCCTGATTTACCAGCTCTGTGATTTTCTGAAACTCCTTATCCGTCTCCTTATATTGATTTTGGATGAATTTTAGATTATCCCACAGCGGCTCCATATAGGGATTAAGCTTGGATTTGATGTCGCCCGGCAAATATCCAATGTCCTTATTACTCAAGGGGACGATCGGTCTGGCCAAGAATATCTGCTTGTACTCTCTTCGTTGCTCCAGTGCTCCAGCCAGCGCCAATAATGTCTTTCCTGTCCCGGCTACTCCTTGGATAGAAACCAATCGGATGTTTGGATTGGTGATCGCATGAAGGGCAAAAGTCTGTTCCGCATTTTTTGGCTTAATATTATAGGCCAGCTTCTTGTCCACACGCTCAAGAATGCTTTCATCCGAATTATAATAGGCTAACACTGAATTCTTATTGCTTTTCAGAATATAGTAAGCATTAGACTTCCGCTTTCGGGTTCCCAAGACAGACTTAGCCTCAACATATCCTTGTTCATAAAGCTTGTTTATATGCTCGGGATCTATGTTTTCGAGGATGTATTTCCCAGTATTTTCCAGCTCAACGATATTCTTGATCTTGCCGGTTTCATAATCTTCCGCCAGCAAATCAAGTGATTTGGCCTTCAGTCTAAGATTGATATCCTTACTGACCAAGATTACCTTTCTGCCCTTCTCATGCTGCTTCAGGTATAGTGCACAGTTTAGAATCTTGTGATCATTCTTTTCCTCGCCAAAAATCTCATTGGCATTAATCTGATTTTCCGGATTCATCAGTACCCTAAAGTTCCCCTTTGTCTTCCCGTTCAGGGGAGTCCAATTGTGAATCATCTGATCCTGAGAGAGTTTATCCAGTAAACGGATAAATTCACGGGCTTCAAAATTCTTGGTGTCATTGCCTTTCTTGAATTGATCAAGTTCCTCCAGCACAGTGATCGGAATGACCACATCGTGCTCGGCAAAATTCATGATGGAGTTGTGTGCGAAGAGGATCACCGAAGTATCCAGCACAAAGATTTTCCGATCTTTATCGGATTTGGCTCTAGGCATGCGCAGGTATTGTAGTGGTACTATATGATTTAATTTAGAAAAATAATCGGGCTATTGTCAACGTTTCCGTGAGAATTTATGGTTAATTAAATATGTCCACTCCCTATACCTTTGACTATCAAACCAATAAAAAAAGGGCAGAATTTGTGATTCTGCCCTTTTGAGAAAAATATGCGTTTTTTAGTCCAGCAATGCGGCAATATCATCTTGCCCCAGACTTTTCATAAAGCTCTCTTCAGTATTAAT contains:
- a CDS encoding PhoH family protein, translating into MPRAKSDKDRKIFVLDTSVILFAHNSIMNFAEHDVVIPITVLEELDQFKKGNDTKNFEAREFIRLLDKLSQDQMIHNWTPLNGKTKGNFRVLMNPENQINANEIFGEEKNDHKILNCALYLKQHEKGRKVILVSKDINLRLKAKSLDLLAEDYETGKIKNIVELENTGKYILENIDPEHINKLYEQGYVEAKSVLGTRKRKSNAYYILKSNKNSVLAYYNSDESILERVDKKLAYNIKPKNAEQTFALHAITNPNIRLVSIQGVAGTGKTLLALAGALEQRREYKQIFLARPIVPLSNKDIGYLPGDIKSKLNPYMEPLWDNLKFIQNQYKETDKEFQKITELVNQEKLVIQPLAYIRGRSLSNIFFIVDEAQNLTPHEIKTIISRAGENTKIIFTGDVFQIDTPYLDSQSNGLSYLIDRVKDHPLYAHIKLEKGERSELANLANELL